A portion of the Raphanus sativus cultivar WK10039 unplaced genomic scaffold, ASM80110v3 Scaffold2231, whole genome shotgun sequence genome contains these proteins:
- the LOC130505384 gene encoding uncharacterized protein LOC130505384: MLISWVPQPSSRAINSHTNTFLLPPLFSSSLEPATVPPPFKPSQHSTGNDSTTKLLKEEEGGDKVVFDTSGEMPVSFDNSLVNEEEEPAKKEVFEKEEKELTEVIKGPKSSTLLAAT, from the exons ATGTTAATTAG TTGGGTTCCTCAACCATCGTCACGTGCTATCAACTCCCATACCAACACCTTCCTTCTCCCTCCTCTGTTCTCTTCCTCCCTCGAACCCGCCACGGTACCACCTCCGTTCAAGCCGTCACAACATTCAACGGGTAATGATTCAACAACAAAGCTCTTGAAGGAGGAGGAGGGTGGTGATAAGGTCGTGTTCGATACCAGCGGAGAGATGCCCGTTAGCTTTGATAATAGCTTGGTGAACGAAGAAGAGGAGCCTGCCAAGAAGGAAGTGtttgaaaaagaagagaaagagctCACTGAGGTCATCAAAGGTCCAAAGTCCTCAACTTTATTAGCTGCTACTTAG
- the LOC108835495 gene encoding BEACH domain-containing protein B has protein sequence MESPASSDATASHSPSVSVLLDALEQSVSTPSIANGLSQRLFRSLQLSNENKVSFKALNGPCRVLRLACTQARESRKSACVDDLLESSDSGVLVDDSLHKKSQTEDCWFECVETCIGIFSEFFSSTDDAKAYVLRSSVCVDCLFELFWEKAVRNNVMKHIIDLMKIKPLCEEDKTAKLQVCSKYLETFTQVKERENDFVDLSVDLLVGMRDLIKTDSRYYQALFRDGECFLHIVSLLNGNLDEANGEKLVLNVLQTLTSLLANNDASKFAFKALAGKGYQTLQSLLLDFFQWQPTQRLLDALLDMLVDGRFDDKGSALIKNEDVIILYLNVLQKSSESLQCYGLNLFQQLLRDSISNRASCVRAGMLNLLLHWFSLEDAESVILKITQLTRTIGGHSISGKDIRKIFALLRSERVGNQQKYRSLLLACLLSMLNEKGPTGFFDMNGVDSGIVIRTPVQWPMNKGFSFCCWLRVESFRGDGKMGIFSFMSKNGKGCFAAVGNDGLSYVSLNLKRQCVNVHTNLVSKKWHFICVSHSIGRAFWGGSLLRCYVDGELVSSERCSYPKVTDVLTSCFIGTSITLPHIQDNEGLESIRDVFPFFGQIGPIYLFNDALSSDQVQAIYSLGPCYMYAFLENEMTGPFSDSPFPSGILDGKDGLASKVSFGLNAQASDGRRLFNVSRVSDHLQDRLVFEADIMVGTQLCSRRLLQQIIYCVGGISVFFPLITQTDRCESEALQEETSSIPAPEERMTAEVIELIASVLDENPGNQQQMHLLSGFPILGFLLQSIQPKQLNLETLSSLKHLFNVISGSGFAEQLVEDAISSIFLNPHIWIRATYNVQRELYMFLIQQLDNDPRLLGSLCRLPRVIDIVWNFYWESERYRSAKGSKPLMQPARTIAERPSRDEIHKIRLLLLSLGEMSLRHNITSGDVKALIAFFETCQDVACIEDVLHMVIRAISQTSVLASFLEQVNLIGGCHIFVNLLQRDYEPIRLLSLQFLGRLLYDVPSEKKGPRFFTLPVGRTKFLSQGNKKIGGRTQPIFVAMSDRLFQYPQTDNLRATLFDVLLGGASPKQVSIQEC, from the exons ATGGAATCGCCTGCAAGTTCTGATGCAACTGCGTCTCATTCG CCGAGTGTATCTGTTCTTTTAGATGCTCTTGAGCAGTCTGTATCTACGCCCAGTATCGCAAACGGTCTTTCACAGCGACTGTTCCGCTCGTTGCAGctttcaaatgaaaataaagttTCTTTCAAGGCATTGAACGGACCTTGTCGTGTGCTCAGATTGGCTTGCACTCAAGCCAGGGAAAGTAGGAAGTCTGCGTGTGTTGACGATTTACTAGAGAGTAGTGACAGTGGAGTACTAGTTGATGATTCACTTCATAAGAAGTCTCAAACAGAGGATTGCTGGTTTGAATGCGTGGAAACATGCATTGGGATTTTCTCAGAGTTTTTCTCCTCAACGGATGATGCAAAAGCGTATGTTTTGCGGAGCTCTGTTTGTGTCGATTGCCTTTTTGAGCTGTTTTGGGAGAAGGCCGTTAGGAACAATGTGATGAAACACATTATTGATCTCATGAAG ATCAAGCCTCTGTGTGAGGAAGACAAAACAGCAAAATTACAAGTGTGTTCCAAATATCTAGAAACATTCACTCAAGTGAAggaaagagaaaatgatttcgtTGACTTATCTGTTGATCTATTGGTCGGTATGAGGGACTTGATCAAAACTGACTCGAGG TATTACCAAGCCCTGTTTCGTGATGGGGAGTGTTTCTTACACATCGTGTCTCTGTTAAATGGTAACCTCGATGAAGCAAATGGAGAGAAGTTGGTGCTAAATGTCCTCCAAACGCTAACATCTCTGCTTGCAAATAACGACGCCTCAAAG TTTGCTTTCAAAGCCCTTGCTGGTAAGGGCTATCAGACACTGCAAAGCTTATTGCTGGATTTCTTCCAATGGCAACCTACCCAAAGACTCCTAGATGCTCTACTTGACATGCTTGTTGATGGCAGATTTGATGATAAAGGCAGTGCTCTTATAAAG AATGAAGATGTTATCATACTTTACTTAAATGTACTTCAGAAG AGCAGCGAGTCTTTGCAGTGTTATGGGCTAAATTTGTTTCAGCAACTCCTTAGGGATTCCATATCAAATCGTGCTTCATGTGTTCGGGCAGGAATGCTCAACCTTCTTCTCCATTGGTTTTCTCTGGAAGATGCTGAGAGTGTTATCTTGAAAATAACACAGCTAACTCGGACAATTGGTGGCCACAGTATTTCTGGGAAGGATATTCGTAAGATCTTTGCTCTTCTCCGGAGTGAAAGAGTGGGTAACCAACAGAAATACCGCTCACTGTTATTGGCTTGTTTGTTGTCAATGCTGAATGAGAAAGGACCAACAGGCTTTTTTGACATGAACGGGGTTGATTCT GGCATTGTGATCAGAACACCTGTTCAGTGGCCTATGAATAAGGGGTTTTCCTTCTGCTGTTGGCTTAGGGTAGAAAGCTTTCGTGGAGATGGAAAAATGGGTATCTTCAGTTTTATGTCAAAAAATGGGAAGGGCTGCTTTGCCGCTGTTGGGAACGATGGATTGTCTTATGTT tcaCTGAATCTGAAACGGCAATGTGTAAATGTGCACACCAACTTGGTCAGTAAGAAGTGGCATTTTATTTGTGTTTCCCACAGTATTGGAAGAGCTTTCTGGGGTGGTAGCCTCCTGAGGTGTTATGTTGATGGGGAGCTCGTATCATCTGAAAGATGCAG TTATCCAAAAGTTACTGATGTACTTACCAGTTGCTTCATTGGTACAAGTATCACGTTGCCACATATCCAAGATAACGAAGGCCTGGAATCCATCCGAGACGTGTTCCCATTTTTTGGCCAGATCGGTCCAATTTACTTGTTTAATGATGCCTTGTCTTCGGATCAAGTTCAGGCCATCTATTCGCTAGGACCATGCTATATGTATGCATTCTTAGAGAATGAGATGACTGGTCCCTTTTCTGATAGTCCATTTCCTAGTGGTATCCTTGATGGAAAAGATGGGCTTGCATCTAAGGTTTCCTTTGGACTCAATGCACAG GCGAGTGATGGTAGGAGATTGTTTAATGTCTCTCGGGTGTCAGATCATTTACAAGATAGGCTCGTATTTGAGGCTGATATTATGGTTGGCACTCAGCTATGTTCGCGGCGCTTGCTCCAGCAGATAATTTACTGTGTCGGAGGGATATCTGTTTTTTTCCCTTTGATTACACAAACTGATAGATGTGAAAGTGAAGCACTTCAAGAGGAAACTTCATCAATACCTGCTCCAGAAGAGCGTATGACAGCAGAAGTTATTGAACTTATTGCTTCTGTCTTGGATGAAAATCCAGGAAATCAGCAACAGATGCATCTTCTCTCTGGATTCCCCATACTAGGATTTTTGTTACAGTCTATTCAACCGAAGCAACTCAATCTAGAAACACTTTCATCCTTGAAACACCTATTCAATGTTATTTCAGGATCTG GGTTTGCTGAGCAGCTTGTGGAGGATGCTATATCAAGCATTTTCCTTAATCCTCACATTTGGATCCGTGCAACCTATAATGTGCAGCGTGAACTTTACATGTTTCTCATTCAACAGCTGGATAATGATCCGCGACTTCTGGGAAGCCTTTGTCGACTCCCAAGAGTTATTGACATAGTATGGAACTTTTACTGGGAATCGGAGAGATACCGTTCTGCTAAAGGAAGCAAGCCTCTTATGCAACCAGCAAGAACTATTGCAGAAAGACCAAGTAGAGACGAAATTCATAAAATTCGTCTCCTTTTACTGAGCCTAGGTGAAATGAGCCTGAGGCAT AATATCACATCAGGGGACGTAAAAGCTTTGATAGCATTTTTCGAGACATGCCAGGATGTAGCATGCATCGAAGATGTTCTGCATATGGTTATTCGTGCAATTTCTCAAACATCAGTCCTTGCTTCTTTTCTTGAACAAGTCAATCTTATTGGTGGATGCCACATTTTCGTCAATCTTCTTCAGAG GGATTACGAGCCGATAAGGTTACTGAGCTTGCAGTTCCTTGGAAGGCTTCTTTATGATGTACCTTCAGAGAAAAAAGGACCTAGATTTTTCACTCTTCCCGTTGGAAGAACTAAATTTCTTTCACAAGGGAATAAGAAAATTGGTGGTAGAACGCAACCAATTTTTGTTGCCATGTCTGATAGACTGTTCCAATATCCTCAGACAGATAACTTGCGTGCAACCTTGTTCGATGTTCTTCTTGGTGGTGCCAGCCCCAAACAGGTATCAATTCAAGAGTGCTGA
- the LOC130505383 gene encoding uncharacterized protein LOC130505383, with protein MGLKMKERSRKGGLIAILVLVFCCFFENMVGISIAVSPYEPVTSYISGRFFALHNKYEMLKSLPSYTEYHRRLNLATVQVWQTIRNRSRDGFITLSIKSMHFFISKLMQYRYSISLVTPVYHSWTSRIIFWVSLTRSVSSMTNDTAL; from the exons ATGGGCTTAAAAATGaaagagagatcaagaaaagGAGGTTTGATTGCGATATTGGTTCTAGTCTTTTGTTGCTTCTTCGAGAATATGG TCGGGATCTCGATCGCGGTTTCACCTTATGAACCAGTTACAAGTTATATTTCGGGAAGGTTCTTTGCTCTCCACAACAAATACGAGATGCTGAAATCGTTGCCATCTTATACTGAGTACCACAGAAGACTCAATCTAGCGACAg TTCAAGTGTGGCAAACGATAAGAAACAGGTCTAGAGATGGTTTCATCACTTTGAGCAtcaaatcaatgcattttttcATCTCAAAGCTTATGCAATATAGATATTCAATATCCCTTGTAACTCCAGTCTATCACTCTTGGACTTCTCGAATTATTTTCTGGGTTTCATTAACACGATCAGTCTCGTCAATGACCAACGACACAgctttgtga